A genomic window from Salvia hispanica cultivar TCC Black 2014 chromosome 5, UniMelb_Shisp_WGS_1.0, whole genome shotgun sequence includes:
- the LOC125187281 gene encoding dirigent protein 11-like, which produces MAKLASIGLMLTISCLLAFTLNMSVDARKQEDFVVKEVTGFPDSFCRGKEKFINFRVFVQDLSVNHPNTTTYDVAQASITATSKTGFGKVRVIDDLVTAGPAANSKALGRLQGLLTRADLNTIGIAVNLNFYFSAGPFAGYTLSILGRNEIALAQRELTVAGGTGVFRFARGYAIQKTNSTITNVSVLDYNIYTTYCATINESTRSPRTTHYRSGRSLS; this is translated from the exons ATGGCGAAGCTAGCCTCAATTGGTTTGATGCTAACAATCTCATGCTTGCTCGCGTTCACGCTCAACATGAGCGTGGACGCTAGAAAGCAAGAAGACTTTGTCGTCAAGGAAGTCACAGGCTTCCCTGACAGCTTTTGCcgtggaaaagaaaaattcataaatttccGCGTCTTCGTCCAGGATCTCAGTGTGAACCACCCCAACACCACAACGTACGACGTGGCGCAAGCCTCCATCACCGCCACCTCCAAGACTGGATTCGGCAAAGTCCGTGTCATCGACGACCTCGTCACGGCCGGGCCGGCCGCCAACTCCAAGGCGCTCGGGCGCCTCCAGGGGCTCCTCACAAGAGCCGACCTAAACACGATAGGTATAGCGGTGAACCTCAACTTCTATTTCTCGGCGGGGCCCTTTGCCGGCTACACGCTCAGCATTCTCGGCCGGAACGAGATCGCCCTGGCCCAGCGAGAACTCACGGTTGCCGGCGGCACTGGAGTTTTCCGATTTGCACGTGGATACGCAATTCAAAAGACTAATTCCACCATAACTAATGTATCGGTGTTGGATTATAACATCTACACAACCTATTGCGCTACAATCAATGAG TCTACGCGATCTCCACGGACGACCCATTATCGTTCGGGAAGATCCTTGTCCTAG
- the LOC125189382 gene encoding dirigent protein 1-like has protein sequence MASLNIYEVLIVLYLFGATQINSRKIGDEVDELKLNYLCLKNEKLAKIQFYAQDIVGGPNATIHEVARAAVFTDALLSFGKVFVIDDMITAGPSADTEALGKAQGIMTSADMANAAMAMSYNVVFTSGEYNGSSLSVAGRNEVAKERRRLAVVGGTGVFRFARGYAVFSTYSSAVREDSSLYTVIEFTIYSTFCP, from the coding sequence ATGGCAAGCCTTAATATATATGAAGTTTTGATTGTTCTTTATTTGTTTGGTGCGACGCAAATAAACAGTCGGAAAATAGGTGATGAAGTAGATGAACTCAAGCTCAATTATTTATGcctcaaaaatgaaaagttagCCAAAATTCAATTCTACGCCCAAGACATAGTGGGCGGCCCAAATGCAACAATTCACGAGGTCGCACGCGCCGCCGTCTTCACAGACGCGCTTCTTTCCTTCGGGAAAGTGTTCGTCATCGACGACATGATCACTGCCGGGCCCAGCGCCGACACAGAGGCGCTGGGCAAGGCGCAGGGCATCATGACCTCCGCTGACATGGCGAATGCAGCGATGGCGATGAGCTACAACGTCGTCTTCACGTCAGGGGAGTACAACGGGAGCAGCCTCAGCGTCGCCGGCCGGAATGAGGTGGCGAAAGAGCGGCGCAGGCTGGCCGTCGTTGGGGGAACGGGGGTTTTCCGGTTCGCGCGTGGCTACGCAGTGTTCAGCACCTACTCGAGCGCAGTCAGAGAGGATTCCAGCCTCTATACCGTTATAGAATTCACCATCTACTCAACCTTTTGTCCCTAg